CCACCCCTTCGGCAATGCCAAGGCGCGCGCGGTGGTCTGGAACTTCCCCGACGCGATCCCGCAGCACCGCGAGCCGCTCTACGGCAACCGGCCCGACCTGATGGCCAAGTACCCGACGCACGATGACAAGATGGCGTTCTGGCGCCTGCCCACGCTCTACAAGAGCGTGCAGCAGAAGAACATCGCCGACAAGGTGCACGAGAAATTCCCGTACGTGATGACCTCGGGCCGGCTGGTCGAATACGAGGGCGGCGGCGAGGAAACCCGCTCGAACCCCTGGCTCGCCGAGCTGCAGCAGGAGATGTTCATCGAGATCAACCCCAAGGTGGCGGCCGAGAAGGGCATTCGCAACGGCGAGCGCGCCTGGGTGCACACGCCCACCGGCGCCAAGCTCAACGTGCAGGCCCTGGTGACCGAGCGCGTGGGGCCCGACACGGTGTTCATGCCGTTCCACTTCTCGGGCCATTGGCAGGGCGTCGACATGCTCGGCTACTACCCGGCAGGCGCGGCCCCCGTGGTGCGCGGCGAGGCCATCAACACCGGCACCACCTACGGTTACGACAGCGTGACCATGATGCAGGAAACCAAGACCACGGTCTGCAACGTGGAAAAGGCATAAGGTAAAGCAATGGCACGAATGAAATTTGTCTGTGACGCCGAGCGTTGCATCGAGTGCAACGGCTGCGTCACGGCCTGCAAGAACGAGAACGAAGTGCCCTGGGGCGTGAACCGCCGCCGCGTGGTCACGCTGAACGACGGGGTGCCGGGCGAGAAGTCGATCTCGGTGGCCTGCATGCACTGTTCCGACGCGCCCTGCATGGCCGTGTGCCCGGTGCAGTGCTTCTACCGCACCGAAGAAGGCGTGGTGCTGCACGACAAGGACGTGTGCATCGGCTGCGGCTACTGCTCGTACGCCTGCCCCTTCGGCGCGCCGCAGTTTCCGTCGCAAGGCACCTTCGGCGTGCGCGGCAAGATGGACAAGTGCACTTTCTGCGCCGGCGGCCCCGAGGCCAACGGCTCCGAAGCCGAGTTCGAGAAGTACGGCCGCAACCGGCTCGCCGAAGGCAAGCTTCCGGCCTGCGCCGAGATGTGCTCGACCAAGGCGCTCTTGGCCGGCGACGGCGACGTGGTGGCCGACATCTTCCGCACCCGCGTGGTCCAGCGCGGCAAGGGCGCCGAAGTCTGGGGCTGGGGCACCGCCTACGGCTCGCAGCAGGCGGGCACGCCGCCGGCCGGTGGAGTGCAGAAGTGAAGCGCCGCCAGGGCCTCGTCTTCGCGGGCGTTGCGCTGGTCGCAACGTGCCTCGCGGCCTGCGGCGAGAAGCCGCAGACCAATGCGCAGGGCGTCAAGCACGACGCCGTGCCCTGGAGCGGCACGGGCACGAAGGAGAACGCCGGCACGGTGTTCACCGCGCCCGGCTGGAAGGTCGGTGACAAGACCGCCTGGCAGCAGCAGCTCAAGACCCGCGCGCAGAACGGGCAGAACGAATACAACAAAGAGAACTGAACGGAGCGCCCATGAAGCAAGTGCTGACCGCTCTGGTTCTTTGTGCCGCGCTGGGCTCGGCCTTCGCGCAGGCGCAGCCGCCGGCCGCCCCTGGAACGACAGCTGCACCTCCCGCAGCCACGGCCGCGCCGGAGCCCGCCGCGGGCGGCATCCGCGGCCAGAACATCTTCGAGGTCAAGCCCGAAGCCAGCGCCGACCCCAACTACGCGAACCAGACCAATGGCGAGCGCATGAAGGTGCAGCCCGGCAACAACGCGCCGATGTGGCGCCAGGTGGGGCAGGGCGTGACCGGCTACAGCAGCCTGCCGAAAAGCGAGGCGCCCGAGGCCGGCAACCTGATCCAGCCGTTCGTGCAGTACCCGGGATCGCGCTTCACCAATGCCGGCGAGGCCTGGCGCCAGGTGCGCAACGACTGGATCATTCCCTACGGCGCCGCGCTGCTGTTCGTCGTGCTGCTGGCACTGGCCATCTTCTATTTCACGCGCGGCCCCATTCGCCTGCATGGCCAGGAAACCGGCCGCAAGATCGAACGCTTCACGCCCTTCGAGCGGGCAACGCACTGGTCGAATGCCACCGCCTTCGTCACCCTTGCGCTCTCCGGCATCGTGATGGCTTTCGGCAAGTTCTTCCTGATGCCGTGGATGGGTGCTGCGCTCTTCGGCTGGATTGCCTACGCGCTCAAGAACGTCCACAACTTTGTCGGGCCGCTGTTCGTGGTGACGACGGTGTTCATGGTCTTCACCTTCATCCGCGACAACCTTCCGCGTGCCAGCGACCTCCAATGGCTCGCGCGCTTCGGCGGCCTCTTCGGCGGCAAGGAAGTGCCGTCGCACCGCTTCAATGCGGGCGAGAAGCTGGTCTTCTGGGGCGGCGTGCTGTTTCTCGGCCTGTTCGTCATCGGCTCGGGGCTCTTCCTGGACAAGCTGCTGCCGGGCTTCGTCTACACGCGCGGCGAGATGCAGGTGGCGCACATGGTCCACGGCATCGCAACCTTGCTGATGATGGCGATGATCATGGGCCACATCTACATCGGCACGCTCGGCATGACGGGCGCCCTCAAGGCCATGCGCACCGGCTACGTCGACGAGACCTGGGCCAGGGAGCACCACGAACTCTGGTACGACGACATCGCCGCGGGCAAGATCCCTGCGCAGCGCACGGTGCCCGCCGATTCGGCCGCACCCGCCGCGCGGCCCGTGAGACCCGCCGAAGGAACGCCCTCATGAAGCTGCCGTTGAATCTCATTTCCGCATCGCTGCTGGTGCTCGCGCTGGCCGCGCCCGCGGCATGGGCCAAGCTGCCACCGCCGCCCGCCACCCCCGAGGCCAAGGCCAAGGCCGCCGAGACCGCTGCCAAGACCGCCTGGAGCGGCAAGGTCGATGCCTTCAAGCTGTGCCAGGCGCAGGACCGCGTCGCGGCCAAGTACCGCGCGAGCGCCACGGCGGCCGGCAAGCCGGTGCCGGCCGCGCCCGCCACGCCGCCCTGCGCCGATCCCGGCCCCTTCGCTTTCACGCCGCCAGCGGAGGCCAAGCCGATCGAGGCTTCGGGTGCGCATTCGCCGGCCACCACGGCCGCATCGCCTCCGAGCACCACGCAGCCTGCCGCCACCACCAATCCCACGCCGAAGGCGCAGTGACGACGCCGCTGTCGTTGCCGCTCCCACGTCTCACCCAGGCCCGCGCCGCGCTGACGCGCGAGGTCGAGGTGGTCGATGAGCATGGCGCGCGCGGGACCGTTTCCATTCCCGCCGAGCGCGATCTCACGGTGTATGTGGACCGGCGCGAACTCGTCACGCTGATGACGCTCGGCGCCCAGCCGGAGCTGCTGGTGCTGGGCTACCTGCTGAACCAGCGCCTGATCGAAGCGGCCAGCGACGTCGAATCGGTCACGGTCGATTGGGAGGTCGGTGCCGCCGCGGTCAAGACGCACGCGGGCATCGACCGCATCGAGGAGCGCACCGCAAAAAAAGTGGTGACCACCGGCTGCGGCCAGGGCAGCGTGTTCGGCGACCTGATGGCCGACATCGACAGCCTCGAGCTGCCGCCCACGCGCATGACGCAGGCGCAGCTCTATGCGCTGGTCAACGCGATCCGGCTCCAGGAGAGCACCTACAAGTCGGCCGGGTCGGTGCACGGCTGCGCGCTGTTCACGCTCGAGCCCGGCGGCACGGAGGTCACGATGCATTGCTTCGTGGAGGATGTGGGCCGCCACAACGCCATAGACACCATCGCGGGCTGGTGCGCCATGCAGCCGCCGGATGCGCTGGCAGGCGACCGCGTGTTCTACACCACCGGCCGGCTCACGAGCGAAATGGTGATCAAGTCGGCACAGATGGGCGTGCCCATCGTGGTCTCGCGCAGCGGCATCACGCAGATGGGCCACGAGGTGGCAACGCGCGTGGGCCTGTGCGCGATCGGCCGCGCGACCAACCGGCACTTCGTCTGCTACGCGGGCGTGGAGCGGCTGGTGCTGCAGCCGGAACTCGCGCGCCGCAGCCCGGCATAGTCACCCTGCCGGCGCTAAGCCCCTGAAAAGGCGCTGGCGCACCCGCGTCGGCTATCGTCTCGCCCATGAATGCCTCTTTCCGCCTTGGCTGGCGCACCCTCTGGCGCGATCTGCGTGCCGGCGAACTGCGCCTCTTGATCGTTGCCGTGGTGCTGGCCGTGGCCGCGCTCACGGCGGTCGGCTTCTTTGCCGATCGGCTGAAGGGAGGCCTGCAGCGCGATGCGCGGCAACTGCTCGGCGGCGACGCGGTGGTCGTGAGCGACAACCCCACGCCCGAAGCCTTCGTCGCGCAGGCCCGCGCCTTCGGGCTTCAGGGCTCCGGCACCTACGGCTTTCCGACCATGGCACGGGCCAGCGATGCCCAGGGCGGCGCCAGCAAGCTGGTGGCCCTGAAGGCCGTGGCCGCGGGCTATCCGTTGCGCGGCAATCTGCAGACTGCGAGCGCCCCCGATGTTCCCGGCACCCTCACGCGCGACATTCCGCCGGCGGGCGAGGTCTGGGTCGATGCCTCGCTGCTCGACTCGCTGGCGCTCAAGGCGGGGGACACGCTTCTTCTTGGCGACACCGGCCTTCGCATCGGCCGCGTGATCACGCTCGAACCCGACCGGGGCGCGGGCTTCATGAGTTTTGCGCCGCGCGTGATGCTCAACCAGGCCGATGTGCCGCGCACCGGCCTCGTGCAGCCTGCGAGCCGTGTCGGCTACCGCTATGCCGTGGCGGGCGAGAACGCGGCCGTCAAGCGCTTTTCCGACTGGGCCGAGGCCGCGATCAAGAAGGGCGAGCTGCGCGGCGTGCGGCTCGACTCCTTCGAGGGCGGGCGCCCCGAAATGCGCCAGACGCTGGACCGCGCCGAGAAATTCCTGAGCCTGGTCGCGCTGCTCGCGGCGCTGCTGTCGGCCGTGGCGGTGGCACTGGCCGCGCGCGGCTTCGCGGCCAGCCATCTCGACGACTGCGCCATGCTGCGCGTGCTCGGCCAGAGCCAGCGCACCATCGCGCTGGCCTACTCGTTCGAATTTGCCGTCGTCGGCCTCGTGGCCAGCAGCCTCGGCGTGGCGATCGGCTTCGGCGTGCATTACGTGTTCGTGGTGCTGCTCGCGGGGCTGGTGGAAGCGGCGCTGCCCGCGGCCACCCTGTGGCCCGTGGCCTTCGGCCTGGGCATGGGGCTCACGCTGCTGTTCGCCTTCGGCCTGCCGCCGGTGCTGCAGCTGGCCAGGGTGCCGCCGCTGCGGGTGATCCGGCGCGACGTCGGCGGGCTCAAGCCCGCGTCGCTCGCGGTGCTGGGCATTGGCGTGGCGGGCTTCGCGGCCTTGCTGATCGCGGCCAGCAGCGACCTGAAGCTGGGCCTGATCGCGGTGGGCGGCTTCGCGGGCGCTGTGGCCGTGTTTGCTCTCCTGAGCTGGCTCGCGGTGAAGGTGCTGCGCCGCAGCGTCAATGAAACCACCGCGCCGCGCTGGCTGGTGCTGGCCACGCGCCAGATCTCGGCGCGGCCGGCCTACGCAGTGGTGCAGGTCAGCGCGCTGGCCGTCGGCCTGCTCGCGCTGGTGCTGCTGGTGCTGCTGCGCACCGACCTGGTCGCGAGCTGGCGCAAGGCCACGCCGCCCGATGCGCCGAACCGCTTCGTGATCAACGTCATGCCCGACCAGAGCACGGCGTTCCAGAAATCGCTGCGCGATGCCGGCGTGAACAAGTTCGACTGGTATCCGATGATCCGCGGCCGCCTGGTGGCCGTCAACGACAAGCCGGTGTCGCCCGACGACTACGTTGAAGACCGCGCCAAGCGCCTGGTGGACCGCGAGTTCAACCTCAGCAACAGCGTGGCGGCGCCGGCACACAACAGCATCGTGGCGGGGGCGTGGAAGCCCGATGCGCCGGGCGAAGTGAGCGTGGAAGAAGGCCTGGCCGAAACGCTCGGCCTCAAGCTCGGCGATGTGCTGCGCTTCGACATCGGCGGCATGCAGAACGATGCGCGCATCACATCGCTGCGCAAGGTCGACTGGGGCTCGATGCATGCGAACTTCTTCGTGATGTACACCGTGGCCGCGTTGCCCGACGTGCCGGTGACCTACATGGGCGCCTTCCGCGCGCCCGAGACGCGGGGCTTCGACAACGCGCTGGTGCGCAGCTACCCCAACGTGACCAACGTCGACATGAGCGCCACCATCAACCAGGTGCAGCGCGTGCTCGACCAGGTGATCCGTGCGGTCGAGTTCCTGTTCGGCTTCACGCTCGCGGCGGGGCTGGTGGTGCTGTTCGCCGCGGTCACCGCCACGCGCGAGGAGCGCGCGCGCGAGTTCGCGGTGATGCGCGCGGTGGGCGCACGGGCCAGCCTGCTGCGCCAGGTGCAGCGGGCCGAGCTCGCGGGCGTGGGCCTGCTGGCGGGCTTCCTCGCGAGCATCGTGGCGTCGGCCATCGGCTGGGGCCTCGCGCGCTACGTGTTCGACTTCACCTGGACGGCGTCGCCCCTGGTGCCGATCGCCGGTGCGCTCGCGGGCGCGGTGCTGGCGCTGGCCGCAGGCTGGTGGGGCTTGCGTGACGTGCTGCGCAGGCCGGTGGTCGAGACGCTGCGGCGCGCGGCGGAATAGATTTTTCTTCCGGCAAGGGCGGGCAGGGCGGAGAGCGTCGGGGCGCCGGCTGGCGTGATCAGCGAGCCGGCGGCAAGTCTTCCCTGAACATGTGCTCGCTCGCGAAGTCCACGAAAGCCCGCACCTTCGGCGACAGCTGCCGGCTCGACGGCCACAGCGCCGAGAACTGCCCCTGGCGCACCAGGTGCGTTTCGAGCACGCGCTGCAGTTCGCCGCGGCAGAGCGAATCGCGCGCGAGAAAGTCTGGCATATAGGCCACGCCGAGGCCGGCCACCGCCGCGCCGAGCATGGCTTCCATGTTGTTGCAGAGCAGGCCGGGCGGCAGCTGCGCGGGCAAGCCCGGCAGGTCCCACTCCTCGATCTTCCCGCCGGTCACGAACTTGTAGCGCAGGCAGCTGTGCTGGGCGAGGTCGGCCGGCATTTGCGGCACGCCGTGGCGCGCAAGATAGCCCGGAGATGCGACGAGCACGAAACAGAACGGACCGAGCCGGCGCGCCACGAGCTGCGAGTCGATCAGCTCACCGCTGCGGATCGCCACGTCCACGCCTTCGGCGATCACGTCGACCAGCCGGTCGTTGAAGTCGAGGTCGAGTTCGATCTCGGGATAGCGCGCCTTGAAGGCCGGCAGCATCGGCAGCAGGAAGCGGTAGCCGATGGTCGGCAGGCTCACGCGCAGGCGGCCGCGCGGGGCCGCCGCGGCGTCCTGCATCATCGCGCGCGCATCGTCGAGCTCGTCGAGGATGCGGCGGCAGCGCTCGTGGAACATCGCGCCTTCCTCGGTCAGCCGCACATGCCGCGTGGTGCGATGGAAAAGCCGCAGGCCCAGCTGCTGCTCGAGCCGTGCAACGTTCTTGCCCACGGCCGAAGCCGAGATGCCCAGCAGCCGGCCGGCCTTGGCAAAGCTCAGCAGGTCGGCGGCCCGCACGAAGGATTCGAGTCCACTGAAGCTGTCCATGGATTGGCAACCTGGGGTTGGGAGTGTGAGGATCAAAGGTGCCATTCTCATTCCATTGATTCCTTTCTATCTTCTATGCCTTCGTTCTCCTTCTGCGTGAAAGCCTTCGATGACTTCGTCTTCCCACAAGAACTGGCTGCTGGCCGCTGTCTGCCTGGCGGCGCTGGGCATGCCGCTGAGCTTCACCGGCCCGGCGGTGTGCTGCCCGCGATCCGCGATGCGCTGGGCGGCAGCCCGGTGCAACTCAACTGGGTGACCAACGCCTTCATGCTGAGCTTCGGCGCCACGCTGATGGCGGCGGGCGCCCTGGCCGACGCCTATGGCCGCAAGCGTGTCTTTCTGCTGGGGCTGGCGGTGGTTGCGCTCAGCAGTTCGCTGCTGACGCTCGCGCCCGGCATCGTTGCCTTCGATCTCGCACGTGCGTTGCAGGGGCTGGGGTCGGCCGCCGCCTTCGCGGCGGGCACGGCGGCGCTGGCGCAGGTGTTCGACGGCGCGGCGCGCACGCGGGCGTTCAGCCTGATCGGTACTTCGTTCGGCGTGGGGCTGTCGTGCGGCGCCATTCTCTCGGGCTGGCTCGCCGAATCCTTCGGCTGGCAGTCGGTGATGCTGACCCCCGGCGCGATCAGCCTCGCTGCGCTGTGCATTGCGGCGCCGAGCATGCGCGAGTCGCGCAACCCGGACGCGATGGGGCTGGACATGCCGGGCACGGTCACGTTCACCGGCGCGCTGAGCCTGCTGACGCTCGGCGTGCTGCAGGCGCCCGGCAGCGGCTGGGGCAGCCCGTGGGTGATCGCCGCGCTGGCGGGCGCCGTGCTGACGGGCGCGGCTTTTATCGCCATCGAGCGGCGCGTGGTGCATCCGATGCTCGATCTCTCGCTGTTCCGCTTTCCGCGCTTCGTGGGCGTGCAGTTGCTGGCCGCAGCGCCGGCCTATGGCTTCGTGGTGCTGCTGGTTCTGTTGCCGATCCGCTTCATCGGGCTGGAGGGGCGCAGCGCGCTGGAGGCGGGCAGCTTCATGTTCGCGCTCTCGGGGCCGATCCTCGTGGTGCCGACGCTCGCGGCCTCGCTCGCGCACCGGTTCTCGGCAGGCGCGATCTCGGCCGTGGGCCTGCTGGTGTGCGCGGCGGGGCTGTTCTGGCTCAGCCGCTGCGCGCCGGGCACGCCGCTGCACGTCATCGTGTGGCCGCTGCTGCTGATCGGTGCGGGCATCGGATTGCCCTGGGGCCTGATGGACGGGCTCGCGGTGAGCGTGGTGCCGCGCGAGCGCGCGGGCATGGCGTCGGGCATTTTCAACACGGTGCGGGTGGCGGGCGAGGGCATTGCGCTCGCGCTGGTCGGCGCCGGGCTCACGGCGCTGGTCGCATGGCAACTCGGCCGCTTGCCGGCGCATCCCGCCGCGACATCGCAGCAGGCGGCGCAGCGGGTGACGACGGGCGACCTGTCGCAGGCCCTTGCACTGTCGCCGGGCGTGGACCGCGCGGCGCTGTTGCAGGCCTACGGCGCGGCCTTTGGCACGCTGCTGTGCGTGCTGGCCGGCGTCACTGTGCTGACGGCGCTGGTGGTGTTCGTGTTCCTGCGCGGGGAGACGCACGCTGAAGCGGGCGCGGTGGCTTTGGAGTCGTCGGCCTGTTGAACGGCAGGGTCAGGCGCGGAGCGGGGCGTCACAAAAACATGGTGGATCTTCCTGTCCAATAGCGGCATGGACTATCCACCGAACGAGCTCGCAGAGCGCCTGACCGAACTCGAGATCAAGTCGAGCTATGCCGAAGACCTGCTGGAACAACTCAACATGACGATCTACCGCCAACAGCAGCAGATCGACAGCCTGATCCTGCAGGTCACGCAGCTCAAGCAGCAGAGCCAGAACGCGGGGCAGGATGGGGCGGCGCGCAACTTGCGCGACGATCTGCCGCCGCATTATTGAGAGCCTTGTTCCAGGGCGCGCTCCCGCCGACGGGGTACCTTGCTCCGCGAATGTCCTCCGGCCTGCGGCCTCCCCCTTGATTTCGCTGCGCAAGGCACCCCATCAGCGGGATCGTTATGCAGAGCGGTCGTTGATCGGCGGTACACCACGAGTGTGCCCAGGTGCACAGGGCATCGGGTGCTCCCCGCAGCGAAATCAAGGGGGAGGCCGCAGGCCGGAGGACATTCGCGGAGGGGAGTACCCGGTGTCCTGTGCACGCGCCCTGAACAACAGCGCCCCGAACAACAGCGCCAAGAACGAGAGCGCCGTTCAGTTCACTCCAACAAGATTCAGCCGTGCGAATGCCAGAGCACCGCAAAGAAGTGGCAGGTGCTGCCCGCCAGCACGAACAGGTGCCACACCGAATGCGCAAAGCGCACCTTGTTGTCGAACAGGAAGACCACCGCACCTGCGGTGTAGAACAGCCCGCCGGCCACGAGCCAGCCCAGGCCCGCCGGTGACATGCGTTCGTACAGCGGCACCGCCGCCATCAACGCCATCCAGCCCATCGCCACATAGAGCCCGGTCGACCACAGCGGATGCCGCAGCCGGTTGAACAGCTTGGCGCCCACGCCCAGCGCCGCCGCGGCGCAGATGCAGCCGAACAGCGTCCAGCCCCACGGCCCGCGCAGCACGCCGAACAGGAAGGGCATGTAGCTGCCCGCGATGAAGAGATAAATGGCCGCGTGGTCGAGCCGGTTGAACCAGGCCTTGGCCCGGCCCATCGGCAGCGCGTGGTACAGCGTGGAGATCAGGTACAGCACGATGGCCGTGCCCGCAAAGAGCGAGGCGCCGACCACGCTCGCGGCCTGGCCCCGCTGCGAGGCGCTGTAGATCAGGATGGGCAGCGAGGCAATGGCCAGCAGCAGGCCGAGGCCATGGCTCAGCGCATTGAAGATCTCTTCCATCGTGGTCTGGCTGCGGACCGCGGACGCCGGCTTGTCGAGGTTCATGTTTATTTCACCTGCTGCTTGCCGAGCTTGCGCGCCAACGTGCGCCGGTGCATGCCCAGTCGCCGCGCGGTCTCGGAAATGTTGAAGCCGGTCTCCGCCAGCATCTCGTGGATGCGCTCCCATTCGAGCGTCTTGATCGAGGTCGAGCGGTTGGTCAGCTCGACCTCGGTGGTGCCGGCGGCGCGGCCGAAGGCGGCCTCGATGTCGTCGGTGTTCGAGGGCTTGGCCAGGTAGTGGCAGGCACCGAGCTTGATGGCCTCCACGGCCGTGGCAATGCTGGCAAAGCCCGTGAGCACCACGATCAGCATCTTCGGGTTGTGCCGGTGCAGCATCTGCACGCAGGCCAGGCCCGAGGCCTCGCCGTTGAGCTTCAGGTCGACCACCGCATAGCCGGGCGACTGGGCCTGCAGCAGCGTTTCGACCTCTTCGGCATTGCTCGCCTGCGTGACCGCATAGCCGCGGCGCTCGAACGACTTGCCGAGCGTGCGCGCGAAGGCCGCGTCGTCCTCGACGATCAGCAACTGGCGTTCAGCTTCGGCGGTTTCGGTCATGGGCTTCCGTTTCGATGGCAGTGTCGATGACTTCGGTCTCTTCGTCTTCTTCTTCTTCTAGCACGACGGCCGCAAGCGGCAGCGTGATGGCCACGATGGCACCGCCCTCGGGCCGGTTGTGCACCGCCACCCGGCCGCCCAGCGTGCGCGCCACGTTGACCACCAGGAACAGCCCGAGCCCGCCGCCCGGGCGCCCCTTGCTCGACTGGTAGGGCTTGCCGAACTCCTTCAGGATGGCCGGCAGGAAGCCTGGGCCCGCATCGGTGACCGTGAGGGTCAGCGCATCCGCATCGTGCGCCACTTCGAAGCGCAGCCAATGCGGCGAGGCTTCCAGGGCATTGTCGAGCACGTTGCAGATCATCTGCTTCAGGGCCGAGTCGGAGACCATGGGCAGGTCCTGGCCAAAGCGGTTCTGGTAGTCGAAATCTTCCACCGGACGCGTGGTGCGCCATTCCTCGACCAGCTCGTCGAGGAAGGTGCTCACGGTGGTTTCTTCCGACGACTCGCCGCGCGCCTCGCCGGCCGACAGCAGGATGCCGCTCACGATGCTCTTGCAGCGCTGGATCTGCAGCTCCATCTCGGCCACCTCGGTCAGCAGCTCGGGGTCGGAGCTGAAATGCGGCAGCCGGCGCCAGTCGCCGAGGATCACGGCCAAGGTGGCCAGCGGCGTGCCCAGCTCATGCGCGGCACCCGAGGCGAGCAGGCCCATGCGCACGATGTGCTCCTCTTCCGACGCGCGCTGGCGCAGGTCGGCCAGCCGTGCATCGCGTGCGCGCAGGTTGCGGCTGATGCGCGTGATGAACACCACCAGCAGCGCCGCGTTGAGCGCAAAGCAGATCAGCATGCCCTGCACGTAGGGGCTCCACAGGCCGCGGTCGTGGTCGAGCGGCAGCGCGAGCGGGCGCGAGAAAAGCGCCAGCCCCGCAAAGCAGACGCTGGTGACGACCACGATGGTCCAGGTCGACCAGGCCTTGAGCAGCACCGCGCCCAGGATGACCTGCAGCAGGTACAGGAACACGAAGGGGTTGGTGGCGCCGCCGCTCAGGTAGAGCTGGGCGGTGAGCGTGGCCACGTCGACCAGCAGCGCGAGAAAGAGCTCGCCGTTGGTCACGCGGCGCGGGCTGCGCGAGCGCAGCAGGCTCACCCCGTTGAAGAGCGCGAGGCAGGTCAGCACCTGCAGCATGTGGTCCAGCGGCAGCCGGATGCCGAAGCCGTAGTGCACGAGCAGGATGGTCGCGACCTGCCCGACCACCGCGAACCAGCGCAGCTGGATCAGCTGCTGCATGTTCTTGTGGCCGGTGGCGTTGTCCAGGCTCGCGACGCCCGCGCGCGGCGGGTGCAGTTCGCCTGCCACCGCGAGAGGCTCAGTCGCGGCGGGCATCGGGGCGGGAGGTGGCGTCGGCATGGGCGGTATTTTCGCCGCTGCCGCCGTCGGCAGCGCGGGCGCGCCTGCGCCCGTCGCGCCAGGCGTACCAGGCCGCGCCCAGGACCATCAGCGCGAGGCCGTACCAGGTGATCGCGTAGA
This genomic window from Variovorax paradoxus contains:
- the fdh3B gene encoding formate dehydrogenase FDH3 subunit beta, which translates into the protein MARMKFVCDAERCIECNGCVTACKNENEVPWGVNRRRVVTLNDGVPGEKSISVACMHCSDAPCMAVCPVQCFYRTEEGVVLHDKDVCIGCGYCSYACPFGAPQFPSQGTFGVRGKMDKCTFCAGGPEANGSEAEFEKYGRNRLAEGKLPACAEMCSTKALLAGDGDVVADIFRTRVVQRGKGAEVWGWGTAYGSQQAGTPPAGGVQK
- a CDS encoding formate dehydrogenase subunit gamma, with the protein product MKQVLTALVLCAALGSAFAQAQPPAAPGTTAAPPAATAAPEPAAGGIRGQNIFEVKPEASADPNYANQTNGERMKVQPGNNAPMWRQVGQGVTGYSSLPKSEAPEAGNLIQPFVQYPGSRFTNAGEAWRQVRNDWIIPYGAALLFVVLLALAIFYFTRGPIRLHGQETGRKIERFTPFERATHWSNATAFVTLALSGIVMAFGKFFLMPWMGAALFGWIAYALKNVHNFVGPLFVVTTVFMVFTFIRDNLPRASDLQWLARFGGLFGGKEVPSHRFNAGEKLVFWGGVLFLGLFVIGSGLFLDKLLPGFVYTRGEMQVAHMVHGIATLLMMAMIMGHIYIGTLGMTGALKAMRTGYVDETWAREHHELWYDDIAAGKIPAQRTVPADSAAPAARPVRPAEGTPS
- a CDS encoding formate dehydrogenase accessory sulfurtransferase FdhD — its product is MTTPLSLPLPRLTQARAALTREVEVVDEHGARGTVSIPAERDLTVYVDRRELVTLMTLGAQPELLVLGYLLNQRLIEAASDVESVTVDWEVGAAAVKTHAGIDRIEERTAKKVVTTGCGQGSVFGDLMADIDSLELPPTRMTQAQLYALVNAIRLQESTYKSAGSVHGCALFTLEPGGTEVTMHCFVEDVGRHNAIDTIAGWCAMQPPDALAGDRVFYTTGRLTSEMVIKSAQMGVPIVVSRSGITQMGHEVATRVGLCAIGRATNRHFVCYAGVERLVLQPELARRSPA
- a CDS encoding ABC transporter permease — protein: MNASFRLGWRTLWRDLRAGELRLLIVAVVLAVAALTAVGFFADRLKGGLQRDARQLLGGDAVVVSDNPTPEAFVAQARAFGLQGSGTYGFPTMARASDAQGGASKLVALKAVAAGYPLRGNLQTASAPDVPGTLTRDIPPAGEVWVDASLLDSLALKAGDTLLLGDTGLRIGRVITLEPDRGAGFMSFAPRVMLNQADVPRTGLVQPASRVGYRYAVAGENAAVKRFSDWAEAAIKKGELRGVRLDSFEGGRPEMRQTLDRAEKFLSLVALLAALLSAVAVALAARGFAASHLDDCAMLRVLGQSQRTIALAYSFEFAVVGLVASSLGVAIGFGVHYVFVVLLAGLVEAALPAATLWPVAFGLGMGLTLLFAFGLPPVLQLARVPPLRVIRRDVGGLKPASLAVLGIGVAGFAALLIAASSDLKLGLIAVGGFAGAVAVFALLSWLAVKVLRRSVNETTAPRWLVLATRQISARPAYAVVQVSALAVGLLALVLLVLLRTDLVASWRKATPPDAPNRFVINVMPDQSTAFQKSLRDAGVNKFDWYPMIRGRLVAVNDKPVSPDDYVEDRAKRLVDREFNLSNSVAAPAHNSIVAGAWKPDAPGEVSVEEGLAETLGLKLGDVLRFDIGGMQNDARITSLRKVDWGSMHANFFVMYTVAALPDVPVTYMGAFRAPETRGFDNALVRSYPNVTNVDMSATINQVQRVLDQVIRAVEFLFGFTLAAGLVVLFAAVTATREERAREFAVMRAVGARASLLRQVQRAELAGVGLLAGFLASIVASAIGWGLARYVFDFTWTASPLVPIAGALAGAVLALAAGWWGLRDVLRRPVVETLRRAAE
- a CDS encoding LysR family transcriptional regulator; this encodes MDSFSGLESFVRAADLLSFAKAGRLLGISASAVGKNVARLEQQLGLRLFHRTTRHVRLTEEGAMFHERCRRILDELDDARAMMQDAAAAPRGRLRVSLPTIGYRFLLPMLPAFKARYPEIELDLDFNDRLVDVIAEGVDVAIRSGELIDSQLVARRLGPFCFVLVASPGYLARHGVPQMPADLAQHSCLRYKFVTGGKIEEWDLPGLPAQLPPGLLCNNMEAMLGAAVAGLGVAYMPDFLARDSLCRGELQRVLETHLVRQGQFSALWPSSRQLSPKVRAFVDFASEHMFREDLPPAR
- a CDS encoding SlyX family protein, whose product is MDYPPNELAERLTELEIKSSYAEDLLEQLNMTIYRQQQQIDSLILQVTQLKQQSQNAGQDGAARNLRDDLPPHY
- the trhA gene encoding PAQR family membrane homeostasis protein TrhA — encoded protein: MNLDKPASAVRSQTTMEEIFNALSHGLGLLLAIASLPILIYSASQRGQAASVVGASLFAGTAIVLYLISTLYHALPMGRAKAWFNRLDHAAIYLFIAGSYMPFLFGVLRGPWGWTLFGCICAAAALGVGAKLFNRLRHPLWSTGLYVAMGWMALMAAVPLYERMSPAGLGWLVAGGLFYTAGAVVFLFDNKVRFAHSVWHLFVLAGSTCHFFAVLWHSHG
- a CDS encoding response regulator transcription factor, producing MTETAEAERQLLIVEDDAAFARTLGKSFERRGYAVTQASNAEEVETLLQAQSPGYAVVDLKLNGEASGLACVQMLHRHNPKMLIVVLTGFASIATAVEAIKLGACHYLAKPSNTDDIEAAFGRAAGTTEVELTNRSTSIKTLEWERIHEMLAETGFNISETARRLGMHRRTLARKLGKQQVK
- a CDS encoding ATP-binding protein yields the protein MPAATEPLAVAGELHPPRAGVASLDNATGHKNMQQLIQLRWFAVVGQVATILLVHYGFGIRLPLDHMLQVLTCLALFNGVSLLRSRSPRRVTNGELFLALLVDVATLTAQLYLSGGATNPFVFLYLLQVILGAVLLKAWSTWTIVVVTSVCFAGLALFSRPLALPLDHDRGLWSPYVQGMLICFALNAALLVVFITRISRNLRARDARLADLRQRASEEEHIVRMGLLASGAAHELGTPLATLAVILGDWRRLPHFSSDPELLTEVAEMELQIQRCKSIVSGILLSAGEARGESSEETTVSTFLDELVEEWRTTRPVEDFDYQNRFGQDLPMVSDSALKQMICNVLDNALEASPHWLRFEVAHDADALTLTVTDAGPGFLPAILKEFGKPYQSSKGRPGGGLGLFLVVNVARTLGGRVAVHNRPEGGAIVAITLPLAAVVLEEEEDEETEVIDTAIETEAHDRNRRS